One part of the Rutidosis leptorrhynchoides isolate AG116_Rl617_1_P2 chromosome 1, CSIRO_AGI_Rlap_v1, whole genome shotgun sequence genome encodes these proteins:
- the LOC139880711 gene encoding uncharacterized protein encodes MDSARSWLHKFQPRDRLRSNTRRRESMGDGEDSNNQVMDEEASNITKQKVAAAKKYIENHYKEQMKNLQERRERRILLEKKLADGDVSEEDQNNLLRFLEKKETEYMRLQRHKMGVDDFELLTMIGKGAFGEVRICREKTTGSVYAMKKLKKSEMLRRGQVEHVKAERNLLAEVDSNCIVKLYCSFQDNEYLYLIMEYLPGGDMMTLLMRKDTLTDDEARFYVAETVLAIESIHKHNYVHRDIKPDNLLLDRYGHLRLSDFGLCKPLDCSTLEEKDFCPVDNASNSTRDGNSTAPKRTQQEQLQHWQQNRRTLAYSTVGTPDYIAPEVLLKKGYSLECDWWSLGAIMYEMLVGYPPFYSDDPMSTCRKIVHWKSHLKFPQEAQLTLEAKDLISKLLCNVNHRLGSKGADEIKAHPWFKGIDWDRIYQMEAAFIPEVNDELDTQNFEKFEESEHQMKSSARSGPWRRMLSSKDINFVGYTYKNFEIVNDYQVPGMAELKKKKAKPKRPTIKSLFEEEPDNESS; translated from the exons ATGGATTCAGCAAGGAGCTGGTTGCATAAGTTTCAACCAAGGGATCGGTTGAGGTCGAATACAAGAAGGAGGGAGTCAATGGGTGATGGTGAAGATTCAAATAATCAAGTAATGGATGAAGAGGCCTCAAATATAACAAAGCAGAAGGTTGCTGCAGCTAAAAAGTATATTGAAAACCATTACAAGGAACAAATGAAGAATTTGCAAGAGAGGAGAGAACG GCGAATCTTGCTTGAGAAGAAATTGGCCGATGGTGATGTGTCGGAAGAAGATCAAAACAACTTGCTTAGGTTTTTAGAGAAGAAGGAAACAGAATACATGCGCCTTCAAAGGCACAAAATGGGGGTTGACGATTTTGAGCTGCTCACCATGATCGGAAAGGGTGCATTTGGTGAG GTCAGAATATGCAGGGAGAAGACAACGGGCAGTGTATATGCCATGAAAAAGCTTAAGAAATCGGAAATGTTACGTAGAGGTCAA GTTGAGCATGTGAAAGCTGAAAGGAATTTGCTTGCTGAGGTGGACAGCAATTGCATCGTCAAGTTGTATTGTTCTTTCCAAGATAACGAATATCTGTATCTAATAATGGAATATCTACCCGGTGGAGACATGATGACTCTGCTTATGAGAAAAGATACATTAACAGATGATGAAGCTAGATTTTATGTTGCCGAAACAGTTTTAGCTATTGAATCCATCCACAAACATAATTACGTGCATAG AGATATCAAGCCTGATAATTTACTACTTGATAGATATGGCCATTTGAGATTATCGGATTTTGGACTATGTAAACCGTTAGATTGTAGCACACTCGAGGAGAAAGATTTTTGTCCAGTTGATAATGCATCCAATTCAACAAGGGACGGGAATTCAACTGCTCCAAAACGCACGCAACAAGAACAACTGCAACATTGGCAGCAAAATAGGAGGACACTT GCGTATTCGACCGTTGGTACACCGGATTATATTGCTCCGGAGGTTTTACTAAAGAAGGGTTATTCATTGGAATGCGACTG GTGGTCCCTTGGCGCTATTATGTATGAAATGCTTGTGGGATATCCACCTTTTTACTCTGATGATCCAATGTCAACTTGTAGGAAG ATAGTACACTGGAAATCACATCTCAAATTTCCACAAGAAGCACAACTTACTTTAGAAGCAAAAGATCTTATCAGCAAACTGCTCTGTAACGTCAACCACAGGCTGGGTTCAAAAGGCGCAGATGAAATAAAG GCTCATCCTTGGTTTAAAGGTATTGATTGGGACAGAATATATCAAATGGAAGCCGCATTCATTCCAGAAGTTAATGATGAATTAGATACTCAAAATTTTGAAAAGTTTGAAGAG tcTGAACACCAAATGAAGAGTTCAGCAAGATCCGGACCATGGAGAAGG ATGCTTTCGTCCAAGGATATTAACTTTGTTGGCTACACATACAAGAACTTTGAGATTGTTAATGATTACCAAGTCCCAGGAAtgg ctgaattgaagaagaagaaagccAAACCGAAAAGACCAACAATCAAGTCACTATTTG AGGAAGAACCAGATAACGAATCATCGTAG